The following coding sequences are from one Haemophilus haemolyticus window:
- a CDS encoding NADH-quinone oxidoreductase subunit C, translated as MELTKNTSVDPVKMLGKNYIEAVNAKFPNTILDEEWSTPNQVTLTVKTNMLPDVVEYLYYQHEGWLPLVFGNDERSIHGHYAVYYVLSMEGVVKTFVTIKALVDPVTLEFPSVTPKVKAAVWGERELFDMYGLKAVGLPDQRRLVLPDDWPDDLYPLRKDSMDYRLRPDPTTATETYEFINEKGEARIVPIGPLHITSDEPGHFRLFVDGEDIIDADYRLFYVHRGMEKLAETRMDYDQVNFLADRVCGICGFTHSVAYANSVENALGIQIPERAQWIRAILLEVERLHSHLLNLGLSSHFTGFDTGFMQFFRVREKSMTLAEVLTGARKTYGINLIGGVRRDMLKHQREQCIKLIAEMREELKTLVDILLNTPNMEQRTVGVGVLDRQVARDFSPVGPMIRGSGFARDVRKIHPFSGYGDVPFNMFTEQGGDVISRVKVRVNEVFESMNIIDYMVDNLPTGAIITEGFNYTPGRFALGITEAPRGEDIHWSMLGDNQKLYRWRCRAATYANWPTLRYMLRGNTVSDAPLIIGSLDPCYSCTDRVTVVDVRKRKAQTVSYKEIERYGIERKNSPLK; from the coding sequence ATGGAATTAACTAAAAATACATCGGTCGATCCGGTAAAAATGCTCGGCAAAAATTATATTGAAGCCGTTAATGCAAAATTTCCGAATACCATTTTAGATGAGGAGTGGTCTACACCAAATCAAGTCACTTTAACGGTGAAAACCAATATGTTACCTGATGTGGTGGAATATCTTTACTATCAACATGAAGGCTGGTTGCCATTGGTTTTTGGTAACGATGAACGCTCAATTCATGGTCATTATGCTGTTTATTACGTGCTTTCTATGGAAGGTGTCGTCAAAACTTTTGTGACGATTAAAGCACTCGTGGATCCTGTTACACTCGAATTTCCTTCCGTAACACCGAAAGTCAAAGCGGCGGTGTGGGGTGAACGTGAATTATTCGATATGTACGGTTTAAAAGCCGTCGGTCTTCCCGATCAACGTCGTTTAGTGTTACCGGATGACTGGCCAGATGATCTTTACCCATTACGTAAAGATTCGATGGACTACCGTTTGCGTCCTGATCCAACTACGGCAACGGAAACCTATGAGTTTATTAACGAAAAAGGCGAAGCGCGTATTGTGCCTATCGGTCCTCTCCATATTACATCAGATGAACCGGGACATTTCCGTTTGTTTGTAGATGGGGAAGATATTATTGATGCGGACTACCGTTTATTCTATGTACACCGTGGTATGGAAAAATTGGCAGAAACCCGAATGGATTACGATCAGGTCAATTTCTTGGCTGACCGTGTGTGCGGTATCTGCGGTTTTACCCATAGTGTTGCTTATGCTAACTCAGTCGAAAATGCGTTAGGTATTCAAATTCCTGAACGTGCACAATGGATTCGTGCAATTTTATTGGAAGTGGAACGCTTGCACAGTCATTTATTGAACTTAGGTTTATCTAGCCACTTTACTGGTTTTGATACTGGCTTTATGCAATTCTTCCGTGTTCGTGAAAAATCTATGACACTTGCAGAAGTGCTTACTGGTGCGCGTAAAACCTATGGTATTAACTTAATCGGTGGTGTACGCCGTGATATGTTGAAACACCAACGTGAACAATGCATTAAGCTTATTGCAGAAATGCGTGAAGAGCTTAAAACTTTGGTAGATATTTTACTCAATACGCCAAATATGGAACAACGTACTGTGGGCGTAGGAGTGCTTGATCGTCAAGTTGCGCGTGATTTTAGCCCGGTCGGACCGATGATTCGAGGTTCCGGCTTCGCACGTGATGTGCGTAAAATTCACCCCTTCTCTGGCTATGGCGATGTACCATTCAATATGTTCACCGAACAAGGTGGCGATGTGATTTCTCGTGTGAAAGTGCGGGTAAATGAAGTGTTTGAATCCATGAATATCATTGATTATATGGTGGATAACTTGCCTACTGGTGCGATTATCACGGAAGGTTTCAATTACACTCCAGGACGTTTTGCCTTAGGTATCACGGAAGCGCCGCGTGGTGAAGACATTCACTGGTCAATGCTTGGCGATAACCAAAAATTATATCGCTGGCGTTGTCGTGCAGCGACTTATGCAAACTGGCCAACTTTACGTTATATGTTGCGTGGCAATACGGTATCAGATGCGCCACTTATCATTGGTAGCCTTGACCCTTGCTATTCTTGTACTGACCGTGTGACAGTGGTGGATGTACGTAAACGCAAAGCACAAACGGTTTCTTACAAAGAAATCGAACGCTACGGCATTGAACGTAAAAATTCACCATTAAAATAG
- a CDS encoding hydrogenase 4 subunit F, with translation MYEQWIIALLVAPLVIAFESFALRGTKNRTVCTAFHITGLILMLFFSVQVISGVLEKGSISAFNNWVYVDSLSAIFLGLIAVVGSLAGVYSIGYMNTELEEGHIDFKTYAHYHGFLHLFFFTMIVSVITNNLILMWVAIEATTLSSAFLVGTYKQKTSLEAAWKYIIICSVGVAFGLYGTLLTFANANGVLADPSQAIFWSAVNQQAIGLNPMLMYIAFAFVLIGFGTKCGLFPMHTWLSDAHSEAPSPVSAILSAVLLNCAMLVVLRYYTLVSKAVGAEFPQTLMLIFGLLSVLVAALFIIVQFDIKRMLAYSSIENMGLISFAFGLGGPIGVFAGLLHTINHSLAKTLLFCASGNILLKYKTRDMNQVRGLWRVAPVSAVLFAGGALALGGIPPFNVFVSEFSVVVAGITAGKTWLVILCLILLTIVLAGLALMLLKTVLGKQPDNVEAGEVSKVSLAAMAILLLLMFVMGIHIAEPILQLLKSAVGIVLGSEHVSFGDMLVLPWQSLAK, from the coding sequence ATGTATGAACAATGGATAATTGCGTTATTAGTCGCACCTTTAGTCATCGCTTTTGAAAGCTTTGCACTACGCGGAACAAAAAATCGGACAGTTTGTACCGCATTCCATATTACCGGGTTAATTTTGATGTTGTTCTTTTCCGTACAAGTCATTTCTGGCGTGTTGGAAAAAGGCAGTATCAGTGCATTTAACAACTGGGTGTATGTTGATAGTCTTTCTGCTATTTTCTTAGGCTTAATTGCTGTCGTGGGTTCACTTGCTGGTGTGTATTCCATCGGTTATATGAACACAGAATTGGAAGAAGGGCATATTGATTTTAAAACCTATGCTCATTACCACGGTTTCTTACACTTATTCTTCTTTACGATGATTGTGTCAGTTATCACCAATAACTTGATTTTAATGTGGGTTGCCATTGAAGCGACAACATTAAGCTCTGCGTTTTTGGTCGGTACTTACAAACAAAAAACATCCCTTGAAGCTGCGTGGAAATACATCATCATCTGTTCTGTGGGCGTCGCTTTCGGTTTATACGGCACACTTTTAACCTTTGCTAATGCAAATGGCGTGCTTGCCGATCCAAGCCAAGCGATTTTCTGGTCAGCCGTGAATCAACAAGCCATAGGTTTAAACCCAATGTTGATGTATATCGCATTTGCTTTCGTATTGATTGGTTTCGGCACGAAGTGCGGTCTATTTCCAATGCATACTTGGTTATCAGACGCACACAGTGAAGCACCAAGCCCAGTGAGTGCAATTTTATCAGCGGTGTTATTAAACTGTGCAATGCTTGTGGTGTTGCGTTACTACACATTAGTTTCAAAAGCGGTTGGCGCAGAATTTCCACAAACTTTAATGTTGATTTTTGGTTTACTTTCAGTGCTTGTGGCGGCGTTATTTATCATCGTGCAATTTGATATTAAACGTATGCTTGCTTATTCAAGTATCGAAAATATGGGCTTAATCAGCTTCGCTTTCGGTCTTGGTGGCCCAATTGGGGTATTTGCAGGTTTACTTCACACCATCAACCACAGTCTTGCGAAAACCTTATTATTCTGTGCATCGGGTAATATTCTATTGAAATATAAAACCCGTGATATGAATCAAGTGCGTGGATTATGGCGTGTTGCACCAGTGAGTGCGGTGCTTTTCGCAGGTGGTGCGTTGGCATTGGGCGGTATCCCTCCATTTAACGTATTTGTTAGTGAATTTAGTGTTGTGGTCGCAGGGATTACAGCGGGTAAAACTTGGTTAGTTATTTTATGCTTAATTTTGCTTACTATCGTGCTTGCAGGGCTTGCCTTAATGCTATTAAAAACAGTGCTTGGCAAACAACCTGATAACGTGGAAGCAGGCGAAGTCAGTAAAGTCTCTTTGGCGGCAATGGCCATACTATTGTTGTTAATGTTTGTAATGGGTATCCATATTGCAGAGCCAATCTTGCAGTTACTAAAAAGTGCGGTAGGAATTGTGCTTGGATCTGAACATGTGTCCTTTGGCGATATGCTAGTTTTACCTTGGCAAAGTTTAGCGAAATGA
- the hyfE gene encoding hydrogenase 4 membrane subunit produces MLMINVLASLLIITSLCVIMAKTAKKSALCYGLQSLVLVVLFVYLAFEMQAHELYMWSISAFITKVLLVPGILIFSLRKIDESQTPAGMNVAWLIPITSIIVCLCYFVVIPVDLPLVEHLKPALSVSLSHFLLGLVCIVSQRNIVKQVFGYCLMENGAHLTLALLANNAPELVEIGIATDAIFAVIIMVVLVNKIYRTFNTVDAKQLMSLKG; encoded by the coding sequence ATGTTAATGATCAATGTATTAGCAAGTTTACTCATCATTACATCGCTTTGTGTCATTATGGCAAAAACCGCAAAAAAATCCGCGTTGTGCTATGGCTTACAGTCTCTTGTATTGGTGGTGTTATTCGTTTATTTGGCATTTGAAATGCAAGCTCACGAACTTTATATGTGGTCCATTAGTGCATTCATCACGAAAGTATTATTAGTGCCAGGAATTTTAATCTTTTCTTTACGAAAAATTGACGAAAGTCAAACTCCTGCAGGAATGAATGTCGCTTGGTTGATCCCGATCACATCTATCATCGTTTGCTTATGTTACTTTGTTGTCATTCCAGTGGACTTACCGTTAGTTGAACATTTAAAACCAGCGTTGTCAGTATCACTTAGCCACTTCCTTTTAGGTTTAGTGTGTATTGTGAGCCAACGCAATATTGTGAAACAAGTTTTCGGTTATTGTTTAATGGAAAACGGTGCGCATTTAACTTTGGCTTTACTTGCCAATAATGCGCCAGAATTAGTTGAAATCGGCATTGCCACCGATGCGATTTTTGCGGTCATCATTATGGTGGTGTTGGTGAATAAAATTTACCGCACTTTCAACACTGTTGATGCTAAACAACTTATGAGTTTGAAGGGGTAA
- a CDS encoding hydrogenase 4 subunit D, whose amino-acid sequence MERLALITIILPFVGAFIVGLNKQSFPKIATIFAALATLGTLAVAGQWYANGAQSVTYDLVKFGDTAIFGVTLDAVSTLIAFAVVGLGFLICLYSCGYLTDKNREHPHNGLPRFYAFLLIFIGAMAGLVYSSTLAGQLLFFEITGGCSWALISYYQSQKAMAAAMKALIITHVGSLGLYLAAAYLFSQSGTFSITALEHLAPEAKTIVLFGVMFAAWGKSAQLPMQIWLPNAMEAPTPVSAYLHAASMVKVGVYIFARSVMSAGEIPHIVGEVGIVMAMITLIYGFLMYLPQADLKRLLAYSTITQLSYIFIGLSLAALGSKLAFVAAIAYIFNHAFAKSLFFLVAGSLSYATGTRSMPRLQGIMRTMPVVGTGFGIAALAIAGVPPFNGFFSKFPLFAAGFDLGQEYSWVTWLMVIALIESTATFVWLLYKFGQCVIGKPSEDVQNAQPLPFSMTFVLVILMVMSVCSSFIAAYWLGLAG is encoded by the coding sequence ATGGAACGTTTAGCACTAATTACAATCATTTTGCCGTTTGTCGGTGCGTTTATTGTGGGGTTGAACAAACAATCTTTCCCAAAAATCGCCACAATTTTTGCCGCACTTGCTACCCTTGGCACACTTGCTGTGGCAGGGCAGTGGTATGCAAATGGCGCACAATCTGTCACCTATGATTTAGTCAAATTTGGTGATACTGCAATCTTCGGCGTGACCTTAGATGCAGTAAGTACATTAATTGCCTTTGCCGTTGTGGGTTTAGGTTTCTTAATTTGCTTGTATTCTTGTGGCTACTTAACCGATAAAAACCGCGAACATCCGCATAACGGGTTACCTCGTTTTTATGCTTTCTTATTGATCTTCATCGGTGCAATGGCAGGCTTGGTGTATTCATCAACTTTAGCCGGTCAGTTGCTTTTCTTTGAAATCACTGGGGGATGTTCTTGGGCATTAATCAGCTATTATCAAAGCCAAAAAGCAATGGCGGCAGCGATGAAAGCGTTGATTATCACTCACGTCGGTTCATTAGGTTTATATCTTGCTGCGGCTTATTTATTTAGCCAATCTGGCACATTCTCTATCACCGCGTTAGAACATCTTGCGCCAGAAGCGAAAACTATCGTGTTATTTGGCGTGATGTTTGCCGCATGGGGTAAATCAGCGCAACTTCCAATGCAAATTTGGTTACCAAATGCGATGGAAGCGCCAACACCGGTCAGTGCGTATTTGCACGCGGCATCAATGGTAAAAGTGGGCGTCTATATTTTCGCTCGTTCCGTGATGTCAGCTGGTGAAATTCCTCACATTGTGGGTGAAGTGGGAATTGTGATGGCAATGATTACATTGATTTATGGTTTCTTAATGTACTTGCCACAAGCAGATTTAAAACGTTTACTTGCGTATTCAACTATTACTCAACTTTCTTACATTTTCATCGGGCTTTCTCTTGCAGCATTAGGTTCTAAATTAGCTTTTGTTGCAGCGATTGCTTATATCTTTAACCACGCCTTTGCGAAAAGCTTATTCTTCTTGGTTGCAGGTTCATTGAGCTATGCCACAGGTACACGTTCAATGCCTCGTTTACAAGGGATTATGCGTACCATGCCTGTTGTTGGTACAGGATTTGGTATTGCCGCATTGGCTATTGCTGGTGTGCCACCGTTTAACGGTTTCTTCAGCAAATTCCCATTATTTGCCGCAGGTTTCGACCTTGGACAAGAATATTCATGGGTAACTTGGTTAATGGTGATTGCGTTGATTGAATCTACGGCAACATTTGTTTGGTTGCTTTATAAATTTGGTCAATGTGTTATCGGTAAACCATCTGAAGACGTGCAAAATGCGCAACCATTGCCATTCTCTATGACATTTGTTTTAGTGATTTTAATGGTGATGTCTGTGTGTTCTAGCTTTATCGCTGCCTATTGGTTAGGCCTTGCGGGTTAA
- a CDS encoding respiratory chain complex I subunit 1 family protein gives MISLPSEISTSAGMFFLAIVQALILLALAPLFSGISRMIRARIQSRRGPGLLQDYRDIAKLMTRQNIWPDNAGWVSRVMPYVLISTVMVVAMSLPMFTHYSPFGAGSDLITVIYLFALFRFFFSIAGLDSNSTFSSLGASREVTLGVLVEPILMLAFIVIALIAGSTNFAVISTALSSQPWQYPVATVIALVAAAFAIFIEMGKIPFDLAEAEQELQEGPLTEYSGPSFALLKVGLSLKSMVVASIFVSVLFPFGAAQEFTVSAVILGIVSFFVKLLVVFIAACVFENTLARTRFMLTGRLTVVGFGISVLAFVFYFTGL, from the coding sequence ATGATTTCATTACCTTCAGAAATTTCCACTTCCGCTGGAATGTTCTTTTTAGCCATTGTGCAAGCGTTAATTCTTCTCGCTTTGGCACCGCTCTTTTCAGGCATTTCACGGATGATTCGGGCTCGTATTCAATCTCGTCGTGGCCCGGGCTTGTTACAAGATTATCGCGACATTGCAAAATTAATGACGCGTCAAAATATTTGGCCAGATAATGCGGGTTGGGTATCTCGTGTTATGCCTTATGTGTTAATTAGCACAGTCATGGTGGTTGCGATGAGTTTACCCATGTTTACTCATTACTCACCTTTTGGGGCAGGCAGTGATTTAATCACCGTTATTTATTTGTTCGCGTTATTCCGCTTTTTCTTCTCAATTGCGGGTTTGGATTCTAACAGTACGTTCTCAAGTTTAGGTGCAAGCCGTGAAGTGACCTTAGGCGTACTTGTTGAACCTATCTTAATGTTGGCATTCATTGTGATTGCTTTAATTGCAGGTTCTACGAATTTTGCAGTAATTAGCACCGCACTTTCTAGCCAACCTTGGCAATATCCTGTAGCAACAGTAATTGCCTTAGTTGCCGCGGCTTTTGCGATCTTTATTGAAATGGGTAAAATTCCATTTGACTTAGCTGAAGCAGAACAAGAACTTCAAGAAGGCCCACTTACTGAATATTCAGGCCCTTCTTTCGCCTTATTGAAAGTCGGTTTGAGTTTAAAATCAATGGTGGTTGCCTCTATCTTTGTGAGCGTGCTTTTCCCATTCGGTGCAGCACAAGAGTTCACGGTAAGTGCGGTTATTTTAGGTATCGTTTCTTTCTTTGTGAAATTGCTCGTGGTATTTATCGCCGCATGTGTGTTTGAAAACACATTGGCACGTACCCGCTTTATGCTAACAGGACGTTTAACTGTGGTCGGTTTCGGCATTTCAGTGTTGGCGTTTGTGTTTTACTTCACAGGATTGTAA
- the hyfB gene encoding hydrogenase 4 subunit B encodes MSSSISLLITSLLIYVVGAFISLAVRKNEQLSINISGVTGVLGGLLGIVACIPVLISNDTVVDVFSTPFDFAQFSIRIDGLAAFMVCVISLMVIITALYSFSYVKEYIGKGAGTMGFFMNLFIASMVALVTSDNAFYFLVFFEMMSLASYFLVLTEQDDNATNAGLLYFFIAHAGSVLIMIAFFIFYCYAGSFEFEAFRHTELSMPLAFTVFILAFLGFGAKAGMIPLHSWLPKAHPAAPSHASAMMSGVMVKIGIFGIIKVGIDLLGAHNMWFGVIVLAFGAVSSVLGVLYALAEHDIKKLLAYHTVENIGIIMMGVGVGMIGMAIHNPVLAIVGLLGGLYHLLNHAVFKGLLFLGAGSVMYRLHSKDMDLMGGLGKLMPFTAFCFLIGTMAISALPPFNGFVSEWFTYQSLFSLSQHNDVVLRIAGPVAIIMLALTGALAALCFVKVYGISFGGAPRSEKAAHAREVPKPMVIAMAILALFCVLLGVGASVVTPIIANIATALSHNEMLNLAENGVVVASNTPNTVLSTPMVSIMLIAFFVLPFMYYAYTKGNRMLDRAKGNPWACGYAYEMDMAASAGSFTRPLRIIFKPLYTLRQVLDPAPAGAKGINALISGATKTEPFWEEKVTMPIAHFIPWLGRKIQWLQQGDFRVYCVYFVIALVVLLLSIALM; translated from the coding sequence ATGAGTTCTTCAATCAGTTTGCTCATCACGTCCTTGTTGATTTATGTCGTTGGTGCGTTTATTTCTCTCGCTGTGCGAAAAAATGAACAACTTTCAATCAATATATCCGGCGTGACCGGTGTACTTGGTGGCTTGTTAGGCATTGTTGCCTGCATTCCCGTGCTTATCAGCAACGATACGGTCGTTGATGTGTTTTCAACCCCTTTCGACTTCGCCCAATTTTCAATCCGCATTGACGGATTAGCTGCGTTTATGGTGTGTGTCATTTCTTTAATGGTTATTATCACCGCACTTTATTCCTTTTCCTATGTGAAAGAATACATTGGCAAAGGCGCTGGCACGATGGGCTTCTTTATGAATTTGTTTATCGCCTCAATGGTTGCCTTAGTCACCAGCGATAACGCTTTCTACTTTTTAGTGTTCTTTGAAATGATGTCTTTGGCATCTTACTTCTTAGTACTAACCGAACAAGATGACAACGCAACCAATGCGGGCTTGTTGTATTTCTTCATTGCTCATGCGGGTTCTGTGTTGATTATGATCGCTTTCTTTATTTTCTATTGCTACGCAGGTAGCTTTGAATTTGAAGCTTTCCGCCACACTGAGCTTTCAATGCCTTTAGCCTTTACGGTATTTATCTTGGCATTTCTTGGTTTCGGTGCAAAAGCAGGGATGATTCCATTACATAGCTGGCTACCAAAAGCTCACCCAGCTGCACCTTCTCATGCTTCTGCAATGATGTCTGGTGTGATGGTTAAAATCGGTATCTTCGGGATCATCAAAGTTGGTATTGATCTACTTGGCGCACACAATATGTGGTTTGGTGTGATTGTGCTTGCTTTTGGCGCAGTTTCTTCTGTGCTTGGTGTACTTTATGCCTTAGCAGAACATGACATCAAAAAACTTTTGGCGTATCACACCGTAGAAAACATCGGCATTATTATGATGGGTGTAGGTGTCGGTATGATTGGTATGGCAATCCATAATCCTGTACTTGCTATTGTCGGTTTGCTTGGCGGTTTATATCACTTACTTAACCATGCGGTATTCAAAGGCTTGTTGTTCTTGGGTGCGGGTTCTGTGATGTACCGTTTACATTCAAAAGATATGGATCTAATGGGCGGACTTGGCAAATTAATGCCATTTACTGCTTTCTGTTTCTTGATTGGTACCATGGCAATTTCTGCATTACCACCATTTAATGGTTTTGTGAGTGAATGGTTTACTTATCAATCTTTATTCAGCCTAAGCCAACACAATGATGTGGTATTACGCATTGCTGGCCCTGTTGCAATCATTATGCTTGCCTTAACAGGTGCGCTTGCCGCACTTTGTTTCGTGAAAGTGTATGGTATTAGCTTTGGTGGTGCACCACGCAGCGAAAAAGCAGCACATGCACGCGAAGTGCCAAAACCAATGGTGATTGCAATGGCAATCTTAGCATTATTCTGCGTACTTTTAGGCGTGGGCGCTTCTGTGGTAACCCCAATTATTGCCAATATTGCAACCGCACTTTCTCATAATGAAATGCTTAATTTAGCTGAAAATGGCGTAGTGGTAGCAAGCAATACACCGAATACGGTGCTTTCTACACCAATGGTGAGCATTATGTTGATTGCATTCTTTGTGTTGCCGTTTATGTATTACGCTTATACCAAAGGCAATCGTATGTTAGATCGTGCCAAAGGCAATCCTTGGGCTTGTGGTTATGCTTATGAAATGGATATGGCAGCCTCTGCGGGTAGTTTTACTCGTCCGCTTCGTATCATCTTCAAGCCACTTTATACCTTGCGTCAAGTGCTTGATCCTGCGCCTGCTGGTGCAAAAGGTATCAATGCATTAATTTCAGGTGCGACCAAAACAGAACCATTCTGGGAAGAAAAAGTAACAATGCCGATTGCGCATTTTATCCCATGGTTAGGTCGTAAAATTCAATGGCTACAACAAGGCGACTTCCGCGTTTATTGCGTGTACTTCGTGATTGCCTTGGTTGTGTTATTGCTTTCCATTGCGTTGATGTAG
- a CDS encoding 4Fe-4S dicluster domain-containing protein: protein MNRFVIGDPKDCIGCNTCMAACSEVHKAFGLQSFPRLQVMRNDDITVPILCRHCDDSPCATVCPVHAIKHENDTIQLNEGLCIGCKLCAIACPFGAITQHGSAPLDAPNHYDSFSFTDAVKRDIRTAPNNTDVHNMLAWEPGVKAIAVKCDLCYFREDGPACIQTCPTKTLFLISDESIEQANRKKREMAMVGSPVVPR from the coding sequence ATGAACCGTTTTGTTATAGGTGATCCGAAAGATTGCATTGGATGCAATACCTGTATGGCTGCTTGCAGCGAAGTACACAAAGCTTTTGGATTACAATCCTTTCCGCGGTTACAAGTAATGCGTAACGACGATATTACTGTGCCGATCTTATGTCGTCATTGTGATGATTCACCTTGTGCTACGGTATGTCCTGTACATGCAATTAAGCACGAAAATGACACTATTCAATTAAACGAAGGTTTGTGTATTGGCTGTAAACTTTGCGCCATTGCTTGTCCATTCGGGGCGATTACTCAACACGGTAGTGCGCCATTAGACGCACCAAACCACTATGACAGTTTCTCTTTCACTGATGCGGTAAAACGTGATATTCGCACCGCACCGAATAATACTGATGTTCATAATATGCTTGCATGGGAACCTGGTGTAAAAGCTATCGCAGTGAAATGCGACCTTTGCTATTTCCGTGAAGATGGTCCTGCTTGTATTCAAACTTGCCCAACAAAAACTTTATTCTTAATTAGTGATGAGAGTATCGAACAAGCAAATCGCAAAAAACGCGAAATGGCAATGGTGGGTTCTCCTGTCGTGCCAAGATAA